From one Bos javanicus breed banteng chromosome 15, ARS-OSU_banteng_1.0, whole genome shotgun sequence genomic stretch:
- the TRIM34 gene encoding E3 ubiquitin-protein ligase TRIM34 isoform X1, which translates to MALNTVMNLQEEVSCPICRELLTEPLSLGCGHSFCQTCITNKETDISLGGDSSCPVCGTRYSLGNLWPNLHLANIVERFRKVKLSPEEGQKTGLCVYHEEKLLLFCKEDRKVICRLCERSQEHHGHHTFLMEEAVKESQEMLQAALTRLRKEQQKAEKLEADIREERTSWKYQIQTERQRIQTEFNQLRSILDSEEQRELQKLEEEEKKTLDSLAVAEAELVQQGELLKELISDLERRSEWSTVELLQDMSGIMKWSEIWTLKKPKTVSKKLKNVFRVPDLRGMLHTFKDLTRVQCHWVDITLNPFNLNLNLVLSEDQRQVLSVPIWPVKYYNYGILGCQYFSSGKHYWEIDVSEKNAWILGVYCRIRSCNIKFAVQQSTSYENAYSIYRPQFGYWVIGLKDKFRYEAFEDSSTTHPDSRVLTLSMTVPPRHVGVFLDYEAGSVSFFNVTNHGSLIYKFSKCNFSRNAYPYFNPWDCPAPMTLCPPSS; encoded by the exons ATGGCTTTAAATACTGTGATGAACCTACAGGAAGAGGTATCCTGTCCCATCTGCAGGGAGCTTTTAACAGAACCCCTAAGTCTAGGCTGTGGTCACAGCTTCTGCCAGACTTGCATCACTAACAAGGAGACAGACATCAGCCTAGGAGGGGACAGCAGCTGTCCTGTGTGTGGTACGCGGTACTCACTTGGAAACCTGTGGCCTAATCTGCACCTGGCCAACATAGTGGAGAGATTCAGAAAGGTCAAGCTGAGCCCAGAGGAGGGGCAGAAGACAGGTCTCTGTGTGTACCATGAAGAGAAACTCCTACTCTTCTGTAAGGAAGACAGAAAAGTCATTTGTCGTCTTTGTGAACGATCTCAGGAGCACCATGGTCACCACACATTCCTCATGGAAGAGGCAGTCAAGGAAAGTCAG GAGATGCTCCAAGCAGCTCTGACGAGGCTGAGGAAGGAGCAGCAGAAGGCTGAGAAGTTGGAAGCTGACATCAGAGAAGAGAGAACTtcctggaag TATCAGATTCAGACTGAGAGACAAAGGATACAAACAGAGTTTAATCAGCTTAGAAGCATCCTAGACAGTGAGGAGCAAAGAGAATTGCAGAAattggaggaagaggagaagaagacCCTGGATAGCTTGGCTGTGGCTGAGGCTGAGCTGGTTCAGCAGGGCGAGCTGCTGAAGGAGCTCATCTCAGATCTGGAGCGCCGCAGTGAATGGTCAACTGTGGAGCTGCTGCAG gACATGAGTGGAATCATGAAATG GAGTGAGATCTGGACACTGAAGAAGCCAAAAACGGTTTCCAAGAAACTGAAGAATGTATTCCGGGTTCCAGATCTGCGTGGAATGCTGCACACGTTTAAAG ACCTAACACGCGTCCAGTGCCACTGGG tgGACATCACATTGAATCCATTCAACCTAAATTTGAATCTTGTCCTTTCAGAAGATCAGAGACAAGTGCTATCTGTGCCAATATGGCCTGTTAAGTATTATAATTATGGTATCTTGGGCTGCCAGTATTTCTCCTCAGGGAAACACTACTGGGAAATAGATGTATCCGAGAAGAATGCCTGGATCCTAGGGGTATACTGTCGAATACGCTCCTGTAATATAAAGTTTGCTGTTCAACAAAGCACGAGTTATGAAAATGCTTACTCCATATACAGACCTCAATTTGGTTACTGGGTTATAGGGTTAAAGGATAAATTTAGATATGAAGCCTTTGAGGACTCTTCCACCACTCATCCTGACTCAAGAGTCTTAACTCTTTCCATGACTGTTCCTCCCCGTCATGTTGGTGTTTTTCTAGACTATGAAGCAGGCTCTGTCTCATTTTTCAATGTCACAAACCATGGGTCACTCATCTATAAGTTCTCTAAGTGCAACTTTTCTCGGAATGCCTATCCATATTTCAATCCTTGGGACTGTCCGGCTCCCATGACACTGTGCCCTCCAAGTTCGTGA
- the TRIM34 gene encoding E3 ubiquitin-protein ligase TRIM34 isoform X2: MALNTVMNLQEEVSCPICRELLTEPLSLGCGHSFCQTCITNKETDISLGGDSSCPVCGTRYSLGNLWPNLHLANIVERFRKVKLSPEEGQKTGLCVYHEEKLLLFCKEDRKVICRLCERSQEHHGHHTFLMEEAVKESQEMLQAALTRLRKEQQKAEKLEADIREERTSWKDMSGIMKWSEIWTLKKPKTVSKKLKNVFRVPDLRGMLHTFKDLTRVQCHWVDITLNPFNLNLNLVLSEDQRQVLSVPIWPVKYYNYGILGCQYFSSGKHYWEIDVSEKNAWILGVYCRIRSCNIKFAVQQSTSYENAYSIYRPQFGYWVIGLKDKFRYEAFEDSSTTHPDSRVLTLSMTVPPRHVGVFLDYEAGSVSFFNVTNHGSLIYKFSKCNFSRNAYPYFNPWDCPAPMTLCPPSS, translated from the exons ATGGCTTTAAATACTGTGATGAACCTACAGGAAGAGGTATCCTGTCCCATCTGCAGGGAGCTTTTAACAGAACCCCTAAGTCTAGGCTGTGGTCACAGCTTCTGCCAGACTTGCATCACTAACAAGGAGACAGACATCAGCCTAGGAGGGGACAGCAGCTGTCCTGTGTGTGGTACGCGGTACTCACTTGGAAACCTGTGGCCTAATCTGCACCTGGCCAACATAGTGGAGAGATTCAGAAAGGTCAAGCTGAGCCCAGAGGAGGGGCAGAAGACAGGTCTCTGTGTGTACCATGAAGAGAAACTCCTACTCTTCTGTAAGGAAGACAGAAAAGTCATTTGTCGTCTTTGTGAACGATCTCAGGAGCACCATGGTCACCACACATTCCTCATGGAAGAGGCAGTCAAGGAAAGTCAG GAGATGCTCCAAGCAGCTCTGACGAGGCTGAGGAAGGAGCAGCAGAAGGCTGAGAAGTTGGAAGCTGACATCAGAGAAGAGAGAACTtcctggaag gACATGAGTGGAATCATGAAATG GAGTGAGATCTGGACACTGAAGAAGCCAAAAACGGTTTCCAAGAAACTGAAGAATGTATTCCGGGTTCCAGATCTGCGTGGAATGCTGCACACGTTTAAAG ACCTAACACGCGTCCAGTGCCACTGGG tgGACATCACATTGAATCCATTCAACCTAAATTTGAATCTTGTCCTTTCAGAAGATCAGAGACAAGTGCTATCTGTGCCAATATGGCCTGTTAAGTATTATAATTATGGTATCTTGGGCTGCCAGTATTTCTCCTCAGGGAAACACTACTGGGAAATAGATGTATCCGAGAAGAATGCCTGGATCCTAGGGGTATACTGTCGAATACGCTCCTGTAATATAAAGTTTGCTGTTCAACAAAGCACGAGTTATGAAAATGCTTACTCCATATACAGACCTCAATTTGGTTACTGGGTTATAGGGTTAAAGGATAAATTTAGATATGAAGCCTTTGAGGACTCTTCCACCACTCATCCTGACTCAAGAGTCTTAACTCTTTCCATGACTGTTCCTCCCCGTCATGTTGGTGTTTTTCTAGACTATGAAGCAGGCTCTGTCTCATTTTTCAATGTCACAAACCATGGGTCACTCATCTATAAGTTCTCTAAGTGCAACTTTTCTCGGAATGCCTATCCATATTTCAATCCTTGGGACTGTCCGGCTCCCATGACACTGTGCCCTCCAAGTTCGTGA